One part of the Amaranthus tricolor cultivar Red isolate AtriRed21 chromosome 16, ASM2621246v1, whole genome shotgun sequence genome encodes these proteins:
- the LOC130802291 gene encoding protein ABA DEFICIENT 4, chloroplastic-like isoform X2 — translation MALSSCFAYPQISPKKDCRVQVHKNHDKPRSSPSLVLSIQGSSTELFGHQMPKLRAEVKYGWCFLGGLRIDIRSKADKSILSLKNCGVCCSWLANTQIASSAFTLGTAAVLPFYTLMVVAPKAELTKKTMRSSIPYLVLGLLYAYLLYRSWTPETIRLMFASKYWLPELQGIAKMFSSEMTLASAWIHLLVVDLFAARQVYQDGLEEDIETRHSVSMCLLFCPIGILSHFITKTLSKPDEKTRHTDNII, via the exons ATGGCTTTATCTTCTTGCTTTGCTTATCCCCAGATCTCTCCCAAG AAAGATTGCCGCGTTCAAGTACATAAAAATCATGATAAGCCGAGATCAAGTCCAAGTTTAGTGCTCTCTATTCAAGGTTCAAGCACTGAACTTTTCGGTCACCAAATGCCTAAGCTAAGAGCAGAGGTAAAATATGGTTGGTGTTTTCTCGGGGGCCTTAGAATTGATATTAGATCAAAAGCAGACAAATCCATTCTTTCGCTAAAGAATTGTGGAGTATGTTGCTCAT GGTTGGCGAATACTCAAATCGCTAGCAGTGCATTTACATTAGGAACTGCAGCTGTCCTCCCATTTTACACTCTTATGGTCGTTGCTCCAAAAGCCGAGCTT ACTAAGAAGACTATGAGAAGTAGCATACCATACCTTGTGCTAGGCCTTCTATACGCCTATCTTTTGTACCGTTCTTGGACTCCTGAAACCATACGATTGATGTTTGCGAGTAAATACTGGCTACCGGAG CTACAAGGTATAGCAAAAATGTTTTCTAGTGAAATGACATTAGCATCGGCATGGATTCATCTGCTCGTAGTAGACCTATTTGCAGCCAG GCAAGTTTATCAGGATGGTTTGGAGGAGGATATCGAGACTCGACATTCAGTTTCGATGTGCTTGCTTTTCTGTCCTATAGGAATTCTAAGCCATTTTATCACAAAGACACTGTCAAAACCTGATGAGAAAACTAGACATACTGATAACATTATCTAA